One window of Mesorhizobium sp. PAMC28654 genomic DNA carries:
- a CDS encoding sugar transferase produces the protein MRDVAKSATAGFPQADIDFPPPIGGLLKRSFDIAGSLAGLIALSPLFVMIALLVKFSDGGSIFYGHRRIGRGGRIFPCLKFRTMVPDGEKVLAAYLAANPDANAEWLSTRKLKNDPRVTRVGAILRKLSLDELPQIINILQGDMSLVGPRPVVRDELEIYGSAAVYYLKSRPGLTGLWQVSGRNDVSYDSRVAFDRHYVENWSMFEDIRIIIRTVPAVWMSRGSY, from the coding sequence ATGAGGGACGTTGCGAAGTCAGCCACAGCGGGCTTTCCGCAAGCTGACATTGATTTTCCGCCGCCGATCGGCGGCCTGCTCAAGCGCAGCTTTGATATTGCCGGTTCGCTGGCTGGATTGATTGCACTCAGCCCGCTGTTTGTGATGATCGCGCTGCTTGTCAAATTTTCCGACGGCGGATCCATTTTCTATGGTCATCGGCGGATAGGCCGGGGCGGGCGGATTTTCCCTTGCCTCAAGTTCCGCACCATGGTGCCGGACGGCGAAAAGGTTCTGGCGGCGTATCTTGCCGCCAATCCGGATGCCAATGCCGAATGGCTGTCGACCCGCAAGCTGAAGAACGACCCACGTGTCACGCGTGTCGGGGCCATACTGCGCAAGCTTTCCCTCGATGAACTGCCGCAGATCATAAACATCCTTCAGGGCGACATGAGCCTTGTGGGACCTCGTCCGGTCGTGCGCGACGAGTTGGAGATCTATGGCAGCGCCGCGGTCTACTACCTGAAATCGCGCCCCGGCCTGACCGGGCTCTGGCAGGTCAGCGGGCGCAATGACGTCTCCTATGACAGCCGGGTGGCATTCGATCGTCACTATGTCGAGAATTGGTCGATGTTCGAGGACATTCGCATCATCATCAGGACCGTGCCCGCCGTCTGGATGTCGCGCGGCTCCTACTAA
- a CDS encoding hydantoinase B/oxoprolinase family protein, whose translation MLDKPASALRLRERLLDSERLMEETGCYDGITELSLRNQDPLKFETLHTKLRAYCVSAREMARRISASPGVREVGEMVVAIYTPEGDAIALSNGIMVHVHTMSRFIKWMIKNNYEENPRIREGDIFANNDAFIGTVQVPDVMDVVPIFHEGTLVGWAGAVCHELEAGGITPGGDVCLAQERFTEGLFVCAEKIGENDEIRRDYVIRCERNLRMPIYWVLDEKAKVASCIDMRESVKQLISEIGLDYWMKVSKEFIEEGRRAQLARTRQLTVPGIYRGHTFYGHVTAGKPGFQLLGDPDWLYNIPIEMEITTDGKITMDFEGTQPWGYHSMNCTPAGMDGGMFVTLTQHMNFEGLVNDGAWMATELKLPHGTWTNPDNEMVATATSWALLLPAYGVFQRLLSRGFVARGFVEEAFVGQVNSPMIEMGGESQYGTPFGMAHFECAAAGSGALAIADGLDTAYVGWNPESDMGNIEVWEQSMPMVYIGRSIVPNSGGAGKYRGGCSFVSTWLINKTSHLRLHTSEHSSRVFDNGGMCGGYPAPTCQKHRAVRDSNIHELAARGEPLAHAPGIDPHVSDYEKNIGGDHVVVEGPYITAPHKSGDIFSHSYNGGGGYGDVLERDPIKTAWDVENGFLTRQAADQVFGIVLKDDEDGYPLADIDATVKRRAAMRKERLAKAIPVADWIATERGRVEKADFAPEVKKMYASAIKLSSRFTKDFSDFWNVDARSIFMPGAKP comes from the coding sequence ATGTTGGACAAACCTGCTTCGGCCCTGCGCCTTCGCGAAAGACTGCTCGATTCCGAGCGGCTGATGGAAGAGACCGGCTGCTATGACGGCATCACCGAGCTCTCTCTGCGCAACCAGGATCCGCTGAAATTCGAGACGCTGCACACCAAGCTGCGTGCCTATTGCGTCTCGGCACGCGAGATGGCGCGCCGCATCTCTGCCTCGCCCGGCGTGCGCGAGGTCGGCGAAATGGTGGTCGCCATCTACACCCCCGAGGGCGACGCCATCGCGCTCTCCAACGGCATCATGGTGCATGTCCATACGATGAGCCGTTTCATCAAATGGATGATCAAGAACAACTACGAGGAAAACCCGCGCATCCGTGAAGGCGATATCTTCGCCAACAATGATGCCTTCATCGGCACCGTGCAGGTGCCCGATGTCATGGATGTGGTGCCGATCTTCCATGAAGGCACGCTGGTCGGCTGGGCCGGCGCGGTCTGCCACGAACTGGAAGCCGGCGGCATCACGCCGGGTGGCGACGTCTGCCTCGCCCAGGAGCGCTTCACAGAAGGCCTGTTCGTCTGCGCCGAGAAGATCGGTGAGAACGACGAGATCCGTCGCGACTACGTCATCCGCTGCGAGCGCAATCTGCGCATGCCGATCTACTGGGTGCTCGATGAGAAGGCCAAGGTCGCCTCCTGCATCGACATGCGTGAAAGCGTCAAGCAGCTGATCTCGGAGATCGGCCTCGATTACTGGATGAAGGTGTCGAAGGAATTCATCGAGGAGGGCCGCCGCGCCCAGCTCGCCCGCACCCGCCAGCTCACCGTTCCCGGCATCTATCGTGGCCACACCTTCTATGGTCACGTCACCGCCGGCAAGCCCGGCTTCCAGCTGCTCGGCGATCCGGACTGGCTCTACAACATCCCGATCGAGATGGAGATCACCACCGACGGCAAGATTACCATGGACTTCGAGGGCACGCAGCCCTGGGGCTACCATTCGATGAACTGCACGCCGGCCGGCATGGATGGCGGCATGTTCGTCACCTTGACCCAGCACATGAACTTCGAAGGCCTGGTCAATGACGGCGCCTGGATGGCGACCGAGCTGAAATTGCCGCACGGCACCTGGACCAACCCCGACAACGAGATGGTGGCGACCGCCACCTCATGGGCTTTGCTCTTGCCGGCCTATGGCGTGTTCCAGCGGCTGCTGTCGCGCGGCTTCGTGGCGCGGGGTTTCGTTGAGGAAGCCTTCGTCGGCCAGGTCAACAGCCCGATGATCGAGATGGGTGGCGAAAGCCAGTACGGCACGCCGTTCGGCATGGCGCATTTCGAATGCGCCGCCGCCGGCTCCGGCGCGCTTGCCATCGCGGATGGGCTCGACACCGCCTATGTCGGCTGGAATCCGGAATCCGACATGGGCAACATCGAGGTCTGGGAACAGTCGATGCCGATGGTCTATATCGGCCGTTCGATCGTGCCCAATTCGGGTGGCGCCGGCAAATATCGCGGCGGCTGTTCCTTCGTCTCGACCTGGCTGATCAACAAGACCTCGCATCTGCGGCTCCACACGTCGGAGCACTCCTCGCGCGTGTTCGACAATGGCGGCATGTGCGGCGGCTATCCGGCGCCGACCTGCCAGAAGCACCGCGCCGTGCGCGATTCCAATATCCACGAACTGGCTGCCAGGGGCGAACCGCTGGCGCATGCGCCCGGCATCGACCCGCATGTCTCGGACTATGAAAAGAACATCGGCGGCGACCATGTCGTGGTCGAAGGCCCCTACATCACCGCGCCGCACAAGTCCGGCGACATCTTCAGCCATTCCTACAATGGCGGCGGCGGCTATGGCGATGTGCTGGAGCGCGATCCGATCAAGACGGCCTGGGATGTCGAGAATGGTTTTCTCACCCGCCAGGCGGCCGACCAGGTTTTCGGCATTGTGCTGAAGGATGATGAAGACGGCTATCCCCTTGCCGATATCGACGCGACGGTCAAACGCCGCGCCGCCATGCGCAAGGAGCGGCTGGCCAAGGCAATACCGGTAGCGGACTGGATCGCCACCGAGCGCGGCCGCGTCGAAAAGGCCGACTTCGCGCCGGAGGTGAAGAAAATGTACGCCAGCGCGATCAAGCTTTCCTCGCGCTTCACCAAGGACTTCAGTGATTTCTGGAACGTCGATGCCAGATCGATCTTCATGCCGGGAGCAAAGCCATGA
- a CDS encoding acetone carboxylase subunit gamma, protein MTSYSKEVLRDLAAGQLPWPQTRRIMSAYKDDDRFFKMVAVYQDRVAWKDPILLPVSDHLFICQSGDERITRCECGHSFGDYRKNWKLKAAINVRNTEEALREIYPNSDIPDPRWMEIREFICPQCGTMHEVEAAAPGYPLVHDFEPDLEGFYREWLGKPL, encoded by the coding sequence ATGACCTCGTACAGCAAGGAAGTCCTCCGCGATCTGGCTGCAGGCCAGCTGCCCTGGCCGCAGACAAGGCGCATCATGAGCGCCTACAAAGACGACGACCGTTTCTTCAAGATGGTCGCCGTCTATCAGGACCGCGTCGCCTGGAAGGACCCGATCCTGTTGCCGGTCTCGGATCATCTGTTCATCTGCCAGAGCGGCGATGAGCGGATAACCCGCTGCGAGTGCGGCCATTCCTTCGGCGACTATCGCAAGAACTGGAAGCTCAAGGCCGCGATCAATGTGCGCAACACCGAGGAGGCTTTGCGCGAGATTTATCCCAACAGTGACATTCCTGATCCGCGGTGGATGGAAATCCGCGAATTCATCTGCCCGCAGTGCGGCACGATGCACGAAGTGGAGGCGGCGGCACCCGGCTATCCCCTGGTGCATGATTTCGAGCCGGATCTCGAAGGCTTTTATCGCGAATGGCTGGGCAAGCCGCTTTAA
- a CDS encoding O-antigen ligase family protein, translating into MKIPKSLLVNPEKNTAYGSFAVAVSIFAFSYSTIFGQMVILAYYAVWLPLILVDYRRYLRHVSSAWLPLAFAAYVCFSIFWSAAPGITARTAIQYSSHIACAYIAARTVSVRTLTIGCLVGIFFVLIYSLKVGGYSQDTLDGSYNFVGAFASKNQLGFVASLGIYFYVIFLAFLRRDRFGLLWTAPIALLSAYLLVASHSATSIASIAAVLALVVLLAASKLLSRRYRRVVFVVGGGLVVVGVVAALNLGLMDLVLGIFGKDSTLTGRTYLWEQGWNAVQRSPILGVGYAAYWVQGSSEAERLWNEFFITARAGFHFHNTYIETLVELGYVGAALISLILLRTVWGHISAVVFKAWRPEPVILAGVMVLLLIRSFVEVDILTPYVMGSFLMYYSFFKLVKVPVTHTRWAPSNLDEAKMATG; encoded by the coding sequence ATGAAGATTCCGAAATCCTTGCTGGTCAACCCGGAGAAGAACACAGCCTATGGCAGCTTCGCTGTCGCTGTTTCCATCTTTGCGTTCTCCTATTCCACCATTTTCGGCCAGATGGTCATCCTGGCCTATTACGCCGTCTGGCTCCCGCTCATCCTCGTGGATTACCGGCGTTACCTGCGCCACGTCTCGAGCGCGTGGTTGCCGCTGGCGTTTGCCGCCTATGTCTGTTTCTCGATATTCTGGTCAGCGGCGCCCGGCATCACCGCCAGGACGGCGATCCAGTACTCCTCTCACATAGCCTGCGCCTATATCGCGGCGCGCACCGTCAGCGTCAGGACCCTGACGATAGGCTGCCTGGTCGGGATCTTCTTCGTCCTGATTTATTCGCTCAAGGTCGGAGGCTATTCCCAAGACACACTCGACGGTTCCTACAATTTTGTCGGCGCCTTCGCGTCGAAGAACCAGCTCGGCTTTGTCGCGTCGCTTGGCATCTATTTCTACGTTATTTTCCTTGCCTTTCTCCGGCGTGACCGCTTCGGCCTTCTGTGGACGGCGCCCATTGCCCTTCTGTCAGCCTATCTGCTGGTCGCTTCGCATTCCGCCACCTCTATCGCTTCAATAGCGGCGGTCCTGGCGCTGGTGGTGCTGCTTGCGGCAAGCAAGCTGCTCTCACGTCGGTATCGAAGGGTTGTGTTCGTTGTCGGCGGCGGATTGGTCGTCGTCGGGGTGGTAGCGGCCCTCAATCTGGGACTCATGGATCTTGTCCTTGGCATCTTCGGCAAGGATTCGACCCTCACTGGCCGGACATATCTGTGGGAGCAGGGGTGGAATGCCGTGCAGCGGTCGCCAATTCTCGGCGTTGGCTACGCGGCCTATTGGGTGCAGGGCTCCTCCGAGGCCGAGCGGCTCTGGAATGAATTCTTCATCACCGCCCGCGCCGGCTTCCATTTCCACAACACCTATATCGAAACCCTTGTCGAGCTCGGCTATGTCGGGGCGGCGCTCATTTCGCTGATACTCCTGCGCACGGTGTGGGGGCATATATCGGCGGTGGTGTTCAAGGCATGGCGACCCGAGCCTGTCATTCTTGCCGGCGTGATGGTGCTGCTTCTGATCCGGTCCTTTGTCGAGGTCGACATCCTCACCCCCTACGTCATGGGTTCCTTCCTGATGTATTACAGCTTCTTCAAGCTGGTGAAGGTGCCTGTCACCCATACGCGGTGGGCCCCGTCCAACCTCGATGAAGCGAAGATGGCGACGGGCTGA
- a CDS encoding helix-turn-helix domain-containing protein, protein MRMSNIWAPLAKAITATGTDRHVDCLIDLIGADIEHDLVTVTRYSATQTPEFIKHRRFSDEMVQRYLASYYVFDPFYASWRRERRLGIMPLKRLADDEAKRGQYIAGFLAQSEICDEVGIMLADGGDWCLGIFLDRSTASFKDNEIAQLEERLPVFEALHALDITARGTEFSRTSAPTGPGASPRQEPTIPASLWPELSLRERELVQLILAGHPTANIAERLGITVGTVKNHRRRIYEKLDITTERELFLQFFQHRTDR, encoded by the coding sequence ATGCGCATGAGCAATATCTGGGCGCCGCTCGCCAAGGCGATCACCGCCACCGGCACGGACAGGCATGTCGACTGCCTGATCGACCTGATCGGTGCTGATATCGAGCACGACCTCGTCACCGTGACGCGCTATTCGGCGACGCAGACACCGGAGTTCATCAAGCACCGGCGCTTCTCGGACGAGATGGTGCAGCGCTATCTAGCCAGCTACTATGTCTTCGATCCGTTCTATGCGTCGTGGCGTCGCGAGCGGCGACTTGGCATTATGCCGTTGAAGCGGCTCGCTGATGATGAGGCCAAGCGCGGCCAGTACATAGCCGGCTTTCTCGCCCAGTCGGAGATCTGCGACGAAGTGGGCATCATGCTGGCGGATGGCGGCGACTGGTGCCTCGGCATCTTCCTCGACCGCTCGACCGCCTCATTCAAGGACAACGAAATAGCCCAATTGGAAGAGCGGTTGCCGGTGTTCGAGGCCCTGCACGCGCTCGATATAACCGCGCGGGGAACCGAGTTTTCGCGCACGTCGGCGCCGACAGGCCCCGGCGCCTCTCCCCGGCAAGAGCCGACCATCCCGGCGAGCCTGTGGCCGGAGCTGTCGCTGCGCGAGCGGGAACTTGTGCAGTTGATCCTCGCCGGTCATCCGACGGCCAACATCGCCGAACGTCTCGGGATCACCGTCGGCACTGTCAAGAACCATCGCCGGCGGATCTATGAGAAGCTCGACATCACGACTGAGCGGGAGCTGTTCCTGCAGTTCTTCCAGCATCGGACGGATCGATAA
- a CDS encoding SDR family NAD(P)-dependent oxidoreductase, which yields MTNLSGRSAIVTGGFSGMGFAIATALAQAGANVAVGSYIAAACADKSDAAYYPGADEIDRVRAALSAHGTKVHAAHLDVRDSDITNRFVADAEAAIGPADILVNAAGTTAEQPVCGHSDALWDKIVDTNLTGAFRVTRAVLPGMIGRGWGRIVNIGSTAASVGWKDNPAYCASKAGLLGLTRCVALEGAAHGVTCVMISPTWVETELMRRNVAQVVEREGKGRTAEEAMAEIARGNPQQRMLQPQEIAALAIFLCSDAAKGITMENIQITGGALW from the coding sequence ATGACAAACCTTTCCGGCCGCAGCGCCATCGTCACCGGCGGATTTTCCGGAATGGGTTTCGCGATTGCCACGGCATTGGCGCAGGCCGGCGCCAATGTCGCCGTCGGCTCTTATATAGCGGCCGCTTGTGCTGATAAGTCCGATGCGGCCTACTATCCCGGCGCGGATGAAATCGATCGCGTGCGCGCGGCCCTTTCCGCCCACGGAACCAAGGTCCATGCCGCCCACCTCGACGTGCGCGACAGCGACATCACCAATCGTTTCGTGGCAGACGCGGAAGCGGCTATCGGCCCCGCCGACATTCTGGTCAATGCCGCCGGCACCACCGCCGAACAGCCGGTCTGCGGTCATTCCGATGCGCTCTGGGACAAGATCGTCGACACGAACCTCACCGGCGCCTTCCGTGTCACACGTGCCGTACTGCCGGGCATGATCGGGCGCGGCTGGGGCCGCATCGTCAACATCGGTTCGACCGCCGCTTCCGTCGGCTGGAAAGACAATCCCGCCTATTGCGCCTCCAAGGCCGGGCTGTTGGGTCTCACCCGCTGCGTGGCGCTGGAAGGGGCGGCGCATGGCGTCACCTGCGTCATGATCAGCCCGACCTGGGTCGAGACCGAATTGATGCGCCGCAATGTGGCGCAGGTCGTCGAGCGCGAGGGCAAGGGGCGCACGGCCGAGGAAGCGATGGCCGAGATCGCCAGGGGCAACCCGCAGCAGCGCATGCTGCAGCCGCAGGAGATCGCCGCGCTCGCAATCTTCCTCTGCTCGGATGCCGCCAAGGGCATTACCATGGAAAACATCCAGATCACCGGCGGAGCGCTTTGGTAG
- a CDS encoding polysaccharide biosynthesis/export family protein — protein sequence MKTDIFDVFSAGRQPRVRLAAGCLVLALAFPAAASEYHLGALDKLNIRIAEWQTVDGTFRDWSSVNGEYTVGPAGTLSVPFVGEFPASGKTTSEVAAAIGEALQRKLALPDKPEASVEMAAYRPFYISGEVQTSGQFPYVPDLTVLKAISVAGGIRHSDDTGQRYDRDLINAKGNFDVLEDQRVRLIVRRARIEAEMADKPTFDVPKEVADNPKLPSIVADEMAILGADQKKLKLQLQALDELKNLLQSEIESLQKKIDNQQRQVDLAKQELASVGVLAQKGLVANTRVLTSERSIADLQGQVLDYDTAILTARQSISKATQDGIDAENTQNAKLATDRQQTESDLNAAILKLNMNKGLMSEAMSGSPGSQASGDSDQQPTISFALVRTVDGKTSEIAASEDTPVQPGDVIKVKLTPAASQ from the coding sequence TTGAAAACAGACATATTTGACGTCTTTAGCGCCGGTCGTCAGCCGCGTGTGCGGCTTGCCGCCGGCTGCCTGGTCTTGGCCCTCGCCTTTCCTGCCGCCGCCAGCGAGTATCATCTCGGCGCGCTGGACAAGCTCAACATACGCATTGCGGAATGGCAGACCGTTGACGGCACCTTCCGCGACTGGTCTTCCGTCAATGGAGAATACACCGTCGGTCCGGCCGGCACATTGTCGGTGCCTTTCGTGGGTGAGTTTCCCGCATCCGGCAAGACCACGTCCGAAGTCGCCGCGGCGATCGGCGAGGCGTTGCAGCGCAAGCTTGCCCTGCCGGACAAGCCGGAAGCTTCCGTGGAAATGGCTGCATATCGGCCGTTTTACATTTCGGGCGAGGTACAAACGTCCGGCCAGTTCCCCTATGTGCCTGATCTGACCGTCCTGAAGGCCATCAGTGTCGCCGGCGGGATTCGTCACAGCGACGATACCGGCCAGCGCTACGACCGCGACCTGATCAATGCCAAGGGAAATTTCGACGTTCTCGAGGACCAGCGGGTGCGGCTGATCGTCAGGCGTGCCCGAATCGAAGCTGAAATGGCGGATAAACCGACGTTCGACGTGCCGAAGGAAGTGGCTGACAATCCAAAGCTGCCGAGTATCGTTGCCGACGAGATGGCGATCCTGGGAGCTGATCAAAAGAAGCTGAAACTGCAGCTCCAGGCCCTCGACGAGCTCAAGAACCTGCTGCAGTCCGAGATCGAGTCCCTGCAGAAGAAGATCGACAACCAGCAGCGGCAGGTCGATCTTGCAAAGCAGGAGCTCGCCAGCGTCGGCGTGCTGGCGCAGAAGGGCCTGGTTGCCAATACAAGGGTTCTGACGTCGGAGCGATCGATCGCCGACCTGCAGGGCCAGGTCCTGGATTACGACACGGCCATCCTCACCGCCAGGCAGTCGATCAGCAAGGCCACGCAGGATGGCATCGACGCGGAAAACACCCAGAATGCCAAGCTTGCCACCGATCGGCAGCAGACGGAATCGGACCTCAACGCGGCAATTCTCAAGCTGAACATGAACAAGGGCCTGATGTCCGAAGCCATGTCCGGCAGCCCCGGTTCGCAGGCCTCTGGCGACAGCGACCAGCAGCCCACGATCTCCTTTGCCCTGGTTCGCACCGTCGATGGCAAGACCAGCGAGATTGCCGCCAGCGAGGATACGCCGGTACAGCCCGGAGACGTTATCAAGGTCAAGCTGACGCCAGCAGCCAGTCAGTAG
- a CDS encoding hydantoinase/oxoprolinase family protein → MGSPIVIGIDAGGTMTDTILVDQDGHFKIGKSATTPKNEAEGFLASAEDAADAWGISLEQLFSGVNVVLYSGTGMLNTLLSRTGRRLGLITTKGLEDMILMGRGLQAWADYSYADRLHAVTHHHPDPLVPRRRTHGVTERIDQFGDIVLPLYEHEVAIAARKLIADKVEAICIMTIFSHVNPVHEKRIAEICREEVEKAGADIIVYTSHEVRPVIREQSRLNSVLIEAYATSRGRKQLKGIEDVSKKYGFKYGVQTLLSFGGLTSINHPRLHETMISGPIGGILGAAYVGKLIGNDSLICSDMGGTSFDMGVISRGQTRIENEPLMDRFKLNVPTLHLDTIGAGAGMILKVDPLTKKVSLGPESAGSDPGPICFDRGGTEPTIADCDAILGRLNPHYFLGGKVVLQVEEARRAFQEKCSDILGVGLEEAAEGMIEMLEADANNALRRVISGQGIHPSEFTLLSYGGSGPLHLAGCSRGIGFKDIITFQFAAAFSAFGCTTADFMRRHSVSTQHDIGARASDDELLAFGTKVTNVWNDLTKAAVDEMIVDGHARDKIKTVPFLMMRYTGQLEDVEVMAPMAEVNSADDMRKVIDEFEAVYAKVNHRVSRYGEAGFTITELGLIATADKVKPVLLKRPLGASNPAAAHKGVREAYIGGRWHKANLYEMDLLQPGHEVIGPAIIEHPATTLVIHPQDRVHVDEWTLLHYTHA, encoded by the coding sequence ATTGGCAGCCCAATTGTCATTGGTATCGACGCCGGCGGCACCATGACCGACACGATCCTTGTCGATCAGGACGGCCACTTCAAGATCGGCAAGTCGGCGACGACGCCGAAGAACGAGGCCGAGGGCTTTCTTGCCTCGGCCGAAGATGCGGCGGACGCCTGGGGCATCTCGCTGGAGCAGCTGTTTTCCGGCGTCAACGTCGTGCTCTATTCCGGCACCGGCATGCTCAATACGCTGTTGTCGCGCACCGGTCGCCGGCTCGGCCTGATCACCACCAAGGGCCTTGAGGACATGATCCTGATGGGCCGCGGCCTGCAGGCCTGGGCCGACTATTCCTATGCCGACCGGCTTCATGCCGTGACCCATCATCATCCCGACCCGCTGGTGCCGCGCCGCCGCACGCACGGCGTCACCGAGCGCATCGACCAGTTCGGCGACATCGTGCTCCCGCTCTACGAGCATGAGGTCGCGATTGCAGCCAGGAAGCTTATCGCCGACAAGGTCGAGGCGATCTGCATCATGACCATCTTCTCGCACGTCAATCCGGTGCACGAGAAGCGCATCGCCGAGATATGCCGCGAGGAGGTCGAGAAGGCCGGCGCCGATATCATCGTCTACACCAGCCATGAGGTCCGCCCGGTCATCCGCGAACAGTCGCGGCTGAACTCGGTGCTGATCGAGGCCTATGCCACCTCGCGCGGCCGCAAGCAGCTCAAGGGCATCGAGGACGTCTCGAAGAAATACGGCTTCAAATATGGCGTGCAGACGCTGCTCTCCTTCGGCGGCCTGACTTCGATCAACCATCCGCGCCTGCACGAAACCATGATCTCCGGCCCGATCGGCGGCATCCTGGGTGCTGCCTATGTCGGCAAGCTGATCGGCAATGACTCGCTGATCTGCTCGGACATGGGCGGCACCTCCTTCGACATGGGCGTCATCTCTCGCGGCCAGACGCGGATCGAGAACGAGCCGCTGATGGACCGTTTCAAGCTCAACGTGCCGACCCTGCATCTCGACACGATCGGCGCCGGCGCCGGCATGATCCTCAAGGTCGATCCACTGACCAAGAAGGTCTCGCTCGGGCCGGAAAGTGCCGGCTCCGATCCCGGCCCGATCTGTTTCGATCGCGGCGGCACCGAGCCGACCATCGCCGATTGCGACGCCATCCTCGGCCGCCTCAACCCGCATTATTTCCTGGGCGGCAAGGTCGTGCTGCAGGTCGAAGAGGCCCGCCGCGCCTTCCAGGAAAAATGCTCCGACATATTGGGCGTCGGACTGGAGGAAGCCGCCGAAGGCATGATCGAAATGCTGGAGGCCGACGCCAACAACGCATTGCGCCGCGTCATCTCCGGCCAGGGCATTCATCCCTCCGAATTCACGCTGCTCTCCTATGGCGGCTCGGGTCCGCTGCATCTCGCCGGCTGTTCCAGGGGCATCGGCTTCAAGGACATCATCACCTTCCAGTTCGCCGCCGCCTTCTCCGCCTTCGGCTGCACCACCGCCGATTTCATGCGCCGCCACTCGGTATCGACGCAGCATGACATTGGCGCGCGGGCAAGCGATGACGAACTGCTGGCTTTTGGGACGAAGGTCACCAATGTCTGGAACGATCTCACAAAGGCAGCGGTCGACGAGATGATCGTCGACGGTCATGCCCGCGACAAGATCAAGACCGTGCCGTTCCTGATGATGCGCTACACCGGCCAGCTCGAGGACGTCGAAGTCATGGCGCCAATGGCCGAGGTCAATTCGGCCGATGACATGCGCAAGGTTATCGACGAGTTCGAGGCGGTCTACGCCAAGGTCAACCACCGCGTGTCGCGCTATGGCGAGGCCGGCTTCACCATCACCGAACTCGGCCTGATCGCCACCGCCGACAAGGTCAAGCCGGTGCTGCTCAAGCGGCCGCTCGGCGCTTCCAATCCGGCAGCCGCCCACAAGGGCGTACGCGAGGCCTATATCGGCGGGCGCTGGCACAAGGCCAATCTCTACGAGATGGATCTCTTGCAGCCCGGCCACGAAGTGATCGGCCCGGCCATCATCGAACACCCCGCCACCACGCTCGTCATTCATCCACAGGACCGCGTCCATGTCGATGAATGGACATTGCTGCACTACACCCACGCTTGA